A part of Gemmatimonas groenlandica genomic DNA contains:
- the hemF gene encoding oxygen-dependent coproporphyrinogen oxidase → MSAAVFPTEVLSPAPSVATRRAEATRWIAGLHDELTSFFGRLDGGGTFTEDRWERPGGGGGVARVMTDGVTFEKAGINRSAVMGELPELAARRLGGRGAAAGATHFFATGVSLVVHPRSPKVPTVHLNVRYFELTDEHGNLTDSWFGGGTDLTPFYPHVADGVTFHRALRDMADKHHARFYPDFKQWCDEYFVNVHRDNEARGIGGIFFDHLRPDEASHDLDHAGVQAFVSDVARVLRHAYEPIVERRRHEAFNEAEREFQLVRRGRYVEFNLVHDRGTIFGLQTNARVESVLMSLPPLAMWQYSPRYAPDSFEARLVRMLEPRDWITDATGE, encoded by the coding sequence GACGGAAGTGCTGAGCCCGGCGCCGTCGGTGGCGACGCGTCGTGCCGAAGCCACCCGCTGGATCGCCGGCCTGCATGATGAACTGACGTCGTTCTTCGGCCGTCTCGACGGCGGTGGCACCTTCACCGAAGATCGGTGGGAGCGCCCCGGCGGCGGTGGTGGTGTGGCGCGTGTGATGACCGATGGCGTGACCTTCGAGAAGGCCGGGATCAATCGCTCAGCGGTGATGGGCGAGTTGCCGGAGCTTGCGGCGCGACGCCTGGGCGGCCGTGGTGCCGCCGCCGGTGCCACGCACTTCTTCGCGACCGGGGTGAGTCTGGTGGTGCACCCGCGCAGTCCGAAGGTGCCTACGGTGCATCTCAATGTGCGCTATTTCGAGCTCACCGACGAGCACGGCAATCTCACGGACAGCTGGTTCGGCGGCGGCACGGATCTCACGCCGTTCTACCCGCATGTCGCAGACGGCGTGACGTTCCATCGCGCCCTGCGCGACATGGCCGACAAGCATCACGCACGGTTCTATCCGGACTTCAAGCAGTGGTGCGACGAGTACTTCGTGAACGTCCATCGCGACAACGAAGCGCGCGGCATCGGCGGCATCTTCTTTGATCACCTGCGTCCCGACGAGGCCTCCCACGACCTCGATCACGCGGGTGTGCAGGCGTTCGTGAGCGACGTGGCCCGGGTGTTGCGACATGCGTATGAGCCGATCGTCGAACGTCGTCGACACGAAGCGTTCAACGAGGCCGAGCGAGAGTTCCAGCTCGTGCGGCGCGGGCGGTACGTTGAGTTCAACCTCGTGCATGACCGTGGGACGATCTTCGGCCTGCAGACCAATGCGCGGGTGGAAAGCGTGCTCATGAGCTTGCCGCCGCTGGCGATGTGGCAGTACTCCCCGCGTTACGCCCCCGATTCCTTCGAGGCTCGACTGGTGCGTATGCTCGAGCCCCGCGACTGGATTACGGACGCGACAGGAGAATGA
- the hemG gene encoding protoporphyrinogen oxidase: MRALADYRDTVPPSEQDAGDQRSVAVVGAGITGLVAAYELRRRGVNVTLYEASGQAGGAIRTSHTDGFLAEHGPNSFVTSAAVDALIAQLDLQDDVVEANPKANRRYIVRNGTLQSFPMTPPAMLATRLFSLKAKLRVLLEPLVRTRATDADESVASFVRRRMGHEVLDYAVDPFISGIFAGDTETLSMMHAFPRVFDLERRYGSLSAGLMATRGKMPPAPGEASDADLADLERAPAGPPTRARLISFVDGMQTLTDALAASLVGTMRLDCPVRLLHRNEGRWVVEAGQDGASRARTVDAVVMATPAHVLAAMELPAALRKNAALVERVEYPPVSTLTLGFERADVAHALDGFGMLIPSKEKRSMLGAQFSSSLFPDRAPDGHVAITCFVGGARMPERAREDTDLLVERVLIDLRQLLGVRGEPIFAKHVYWSRGIPQYTVGYQAVKDAADETELSNPGLYLAGNYRNGVSVGDCVASGHQIAHRVANYLARAG, from the coding sequence ATGCGTGCCCTCGCTGACTATCGCGACACCGTGCCACCTTCCGAACAGGACGCTGGCGACCAACGTTCGGTCGCGGTCGTCGGCGCCGGCATCACCGGACTCGTCGCCGCGTATGAACTACGTCGGCGCGGGGTAAACGTCACGTTGTATGAAGCGAGCGGTCAGGCCGGCGGCGCGATTCGTACGTCGCACACCGATGGCTTTCTCGCCGAGCACGGCCCCAATTCGTTCGTCACGTCGGCAGCGGTCGACGCGCTGATCGCACAGCTGGATCTGCAGGACGACGTGGTGGAGGCGAACCCGAAGGCGAACCGTCGCTACATCGTGCGCAACGGGACGCTCCAGTCGTTTCCGATGACGCCGCCGGCGATGCTCGCCACGCGACTGTTTTCGCTCAAGGCCAAGTTGCGCGTGTTGTTGGAGCCGTTGGTGCGCACCCGCGCCACCGACGCCGACGAATCCGTGGCGTCGTTCGTGCGCCGTCGGATGGGGCACGAAGTACTGGACTATGCGGTGGATCCGTTCATCTCCGGTATTTTCGCGGGCGATACTGAAACGCTGAGCATGATGCACGCCTTCCCGCGTGTCTTCGATCTCGAGCGACGGTATGGATCGCTGTCGGCCGGTCTCATGGCTACTCGCGGGAAAATGCCGCCGGCGCCGGGCGAGGCCTCGGACGCCGACCTTGCCGACCTGGAGCGCGCCCCCGCTGGACCGCCGACGCGCGCCAGACTGATTTCGTTCGTTGACGGGATGCAGACCCTCACCGACGCGCTGGCCGCGTCGCTGGTGGGCACGATGCGCCTGGACTGCCCCGTGCGCCTGCTTCATCGGAACGAAGGTCGCTGGGTCGTCGAAGCTGGTCAGGATGGCGCCTCGCGCGCCCGCACCGTCGACGCGGTGGTCATGGCGACCCCAGCGCACGTGCTGGCCGCAATGGAGTTGCCGGCGGCGCTTCGTAAGAATGCGGCGTTGGTGGAGCGCGTGGAGTATCCGCCGGTCAGCACGCTCACGCTGGGCTTCGAGCGAGCCGATGTCGCGCATGCGCTCGATGGCTTCGGCATGCTGATCCCGTCGAAGGAAAAGCGCAGCATGCTCGGCGCGCAGTTCAGCTCGTCGCTGTTCCCCGATCGCGCGCCGGATGGTCACGTCGCCATCACCTGCTTCGTCGGTGGCGCTCGTATGCCGGAGCGCGCGCGCGAAGACACTGACTTGTTGGTGGAGCGCGTGCTGATCGACCTGCGTCAGCTATTGGGTGTACGCGGCGAACCAATCTTCGCCAAGCACGTTTACTGGTCGCGGGGCATTCCGCAGTACACGGTCGGCTATCAGGCGGTGAAGGACGCCGCGGACGAAACCGAGTTGTCCAACCCGGGACTCTATCTCGCTGGCAACTACCGCAACGGTGTTTCAGTGGGAGACTGCGTGGCCAGCGGACACCAGATCGCCCACCGGGTCGCGAACTACCTCGCCCGAGCAGGCTGA
- the bshB1 gene encoding bacillithiol biosynthesis deacetylase BshB1, whose amino-acid sequence MTALDLLCIAPHRDDAELTCGGTLIKAVDAGHRVGVLDLTQGEMGTKGSAELRAAEAAHGARVMGVHVRENLGLPDAGISNTDDTRGRLVQVLRRLRPRVVIIPAPRGRHPDHRRTTELARDACFLSGLAKYQPGDHPAFRPFKLLHVVTYREDAVKPSFVVDISAQFARKLEAIKCYGSQFDGTTQAGEVYPNGEPLYDIVTHHAAHYGSLIRVQYGEPFYTDETLQIDDVTTLGVSTF is encoded by the coding sequence ATGACCGCACTCGATCTCCTCTGTATTGCGCCACACCGCGACGACGCCGAACTCACCTGTGGCGGGACGCTCATCAAAGCGGTCGACGCCGGCCATCGCGTTGGTGTACTCGACCTGACGCAGGGCGAGATGGGCACCAAGGGCTCGGCTGAGCTGCGAGCGGCCGAGGCCGCGCACGGGGCCCGCGTGATGGGGGTGCACGTACGTGAGAACCTCGGACTCCCTGACGCCGGAATCAGCAATACCGACGACACGCGCGGCCGCCTGGTGCAGGTACTGCGCCGACTGCGTCCCCGCGTCGTGATCATTCCGGCACCGCGTGGCCGTCATCCCGATCATCGCCGCACCACCGAGCTGGCGCGCGACGCGTGCTTCCTGAGCGGACTCGCGAAGTATCAGCCGGGTGATCACCCGGCCTTTCGTCCATTCAAGCTGTTGCACGTCGTCACCTACCGTGAAGACGCGGTGAAGCCATCGTTCGTCGTCGACATCAGCGCGCAGTTCGCACGCAAGCTCGAGGCGATCAAGTGCTACGGGTCGCAATTCGACGGGACGACGCAGGCGGGGGAAGTGTATCCGAATGGTGAGCCGCTGTATGACATTGTCACGCATCATGCGGCACATTACGGCTCGCTCATTCGCGTGCAATACGGCGAACCCTTCTACACCGACGAAACCCTGCAGATCGACGACGTCACCACCCTGGGCGTCTCCACGTTCTGA